The Streptomyces avermitilis MA-4680 = NBRC 14893 genome contains a region encoding:
- a CDS encoding SsgA family sporulation/cell division regulator — MSVVEQYARAHVVSDAPEAQDTVPVVLRYDPEVDPRSVRIGLPGPHEWAFSRDLLERGLRTPTGTGEVRIWPCGRVQAVMEFHSAQGVAVVEFEAKTLFRFLRRTYLATPVPH, encoded by the coding sequence ATGTCGGTCGTCGAACAGTACGCACGAGCCCATGTCGTCTCGGACGCCCCGGAAGCCCAGGACACCGTCCCGGTCGTCCTGCGCTACGACCCCGAAGTCGACCCCCGATCGGTCCGCATCGGCTTGCCCGGCCCGCACGAGTGGGCCTTCTCCCGCGACCTCCTGGAACGCGGCCTGCGCACCCCGACGGGCACGGGCGAGGTGCGCATCTGGCCGTGCGGCCGGGTCCAGGCGGTCATGGAGTTCCACTCGGCGCAGGGGGTGGCGGTGGTCGAGTTCGAGGCGAAGACCCTGTTCCGCTTCTTGCGCCGGACCTATCTGGCGACGCCCGTACCCCATTAG
- a CDS encoding energy-coupling factor ABC transporter permease — MHVPDGFINAPVSAVSGVVAAGAIAVSLRGARRELDERTAPLAGLVAAFIFAVQMLNFPVAAGTSGHLLGGALAAILVGPFTGVLCVSVVLLMQGILFADGGLTALGVNITDMAIVTTVVSYAVFRGLVKVLPRKRRSVTVAAFVSALLSVPAAAVAFTLFYAVGGTTDIAIGKVATAMIGVHVLIGIGEAAITALTVGAVIAVRPDLVHGARGLQQRLKLRVGGDLVDAPAAPAAPATPVAARTSHRKVWITGLVTSLVLAGFVSFYASASPDGLEKVAKDQGIDAKAKKHHTEDSPLAGYGVKDVSDARISGGLAGVIGVGITVVAGTGVFWAVRRRRTVDASPVNTSV; from the coding sequence GTGCATGTGCCTGACGGATTCATCAACGCCCCGGTCTCCGCGGTCTCCGGAGTGGTCGCCGCCGGCGCCATCGCCGTGAGCCTGCGCGGTGCCCGCCGTGAACTGGACGAGCGGACCGCCCCGCTCGCCGGTCTGGTCGCCGCGTTCATCTTCGCCGTACAGATGCTGAACTTCCCGGTCGCGGCCGGGACCAGCGGACATCTGCTCGGCGGTGCGCTCGCCGCGATACTCGTCGGCCCCTTCACCGGGGTGCTGTGCGTGTCGGTCGTCCTGCTGATGCAGGGGATCCTGTTCGCCGACGGCGGTCTCACCGCGCTCGGCGTCAACATCACCGACATGGCGATCGTCACGACCGTCGTGTCCTACGCCGTCTTCCGCGGCCTCGTGAAGGTGCTCCCCCGCAAGCGACGCTCCGTCACGGTCGCCGCCTTCGTCTCCGCGCTGCTGTCGGTGCCGGCCGCCGCCGTCGCCTTCACCCTCTTCTACGCGGTCGGCGGCACCACAGACATCGCGATCGGCAAGGTCGCCACCGCCATGATCGGCGTGCATGTGCTCATCGGCATCGGCGAGGCCGCGATCACCGCCCTCACCGTCGGCGCCGTCATCGCCGTACGGCCGGATCTCGTCCACGGGGCCCGCGGGCTCCAGCAGCGTCTGAAGCTGCGGGTCGGCGGCGATCTGGTGGACGCGCCCGCCGCGCCCGCCGCCCCCGCGACCCCCGTCGCCGCCCGCACCTCGCACCGCAAGGTGTGGATCACCGGCCTCGTCACCTCCCTCGTCCTCGCCGGGTTCGTCAGCTTCTACGCCTCCGCCAGCCCCGACGGCCTGGAGAAGGTCGCCAAGGACCAGGGCATCGACGCCAAGGCCAAGAAGCACCACACCGAGGACTCCCCGCTCGCCGGCTACGGCGTCAAGGACGTCTCCGACGCCCGGATCTCCGGCGGTCTCGCGGGCGTGATCGGCGTCGGCATCACCGTCGTCGCGGGCACCGGCGTCTTCTGGGCCGTCCGCAGGCGGCGCACCGTCGACGCCTCCCCCGTGAACACGAGCGTCTGA
- the cbiQ gene encoding cobalt ECF transporter T component CbiQ, whose translation MGAGHAHKLYRHGHSAVHALPPHTKLAAAFAFVVVVVSTPREAMWAFALYAALLAVAAHRARVPAPFLLKRLLIEVPFVAFAVLMPFVAEGERVDVLGLSLSVNGLWGAWNVLAKGTLGVAASVLLASTTELRELLLGLQRLRLPPLLVQIASFMIRYGDVITDEMRRMRIARESRGFEARGIRHWGVLAKSAGALFIRSYERGERVHLAMVSRGYAGSMPVIDEVTASRAQWSYALALPFAALVVCLLGWTL comes from the coding sequence ATGGGTGCGGGACACGCCCACAAGCTCTACCGGCACGGGCACTCCGCCGTGCACGCCCTGCCCCCGCACACCAAGCTCGCCGCCGCCTTCGCCTTCGTGGTCGTCGTCGTGTCGACGCCCCGCGAGGCGATGTGGGCGTTCGCGCTGTACGCCGCGCTCCTGGCGGTGGCCGCCCACCGGGCCCGGGTGCCCGCCCCCTTCCTGCTCAAGCGGCTGCTCATCGAGGTCCCGTTCGTCGCCTTCGCCGTGCTCATGCCGTTCGTGGCGGAGGGCGAGCGGGTCGACGTGCTGGGACTCTCGCTGAGCGTCAACGGCCTGTGGGGCGCCTGGAACGTGCTGGCCAAGGGAACCCTGGGCGTCGCCGCCTCGGTCCTGCTCGCCTCCACCACCGAACTGCGCGAACTGCTGCTCGGACTCCAGCGGCTCAGGCTCCCGCCGCTCCTCGTGCAGATCGCGTCCTTCATGATCCGCTACGGGGACGTCATCACGGACGAGATGCGGCGGATGCGGATCGCCCGGGAGTCCCGCGGGTTCGAGGCGCGCGGGATCCGGCACTGGGGCGTGCTCGCCAAGTCCGCGGGGGCACTGTTCATCCGCTCCTACGAGCGCGGGGAACGCGTCCATCTCGCCATGGTCAGCCGGGGGTACGCCGGTTCGATGCCGGTCATCGACGAGGTGACCGCTTCCCGGGCACAGTGGTCGTACGCCCTCGCCCTCCCCTTCGCCGCCCTTGTCGTATGCCTGCTCGGATGGACGCTGTGA
- a CDS encoding energy-coupling factor ABC transporter ATP-binding protein, giving the protein MDAVTSPEPVNSPAPVGSPAPVSAPSLDVAGLAFAYPDGHQALFGVDFRVERGERVALLGPNGAGKTTLVLHLNGILTGGAGTVTVAGLPVGKRHMAQIRRKVGIVFQDPDDQLFMPTVREDVAFGPAAAGLTGAELEARVDRALDQVGMAEFKGRPPHHLSFGQRRRVAVATVLAMEPEILVLDEPSSNLDPASRRELADILRSLDVTVLMVTHDLPYALELCPRSLILSEGVIAADGRTGELLADDTLMRAHRLELPFGFDPRSVTMGA; this is encoded by the coding sequence ATGGACGCTGTGACCTCTCCCGAACCTGTGAACTCCCCCGCGCCCGTGGGCTCCCCCGCGCCCGTGAGCGCGCCCTCCCTGGACGTGGCCGGCCTCGCCTTCGCCTACCCCGACGGCCACCAGGCTCTCTTCGGCGTGGACTTCCGCGTCGAACGAGGTGAACGCGTCGCCCTGCTCGGGCCGAACGGCGCCGGCAAGACCACCCTCGTGCTCCACCTCAACGGCATCCTCACCGGCGGGGCGGGGACCGTGACGGTGGCCGGGCTGCCGGTGGGCAAGCGGCACATGGCCCAGATCCGGCGCAAGGTCGGGATCGTCTTCCAGGACCCGGACGACCAGCTGTTCATGCCGACGGTCCGGGAGGACGTGGCCTTCGGACCGGCGGCCGCCGGGCTGACCGGCGCGGAGCTGGAAGCCCGGGTGGACCGGGCCCTCGACCAGGTCGGCATGGCCGAGTTCAAGGGCCGCCCGCCGCACCACCTCTCGTTCGGACAGCGGCGCCGGGTGGCCGTGGCGACCGTGCTCGCGATGGAGCCGGAGATCCTCGTCCTCGACGAGCCGTCCTCCAACCTCGACCCCGCCTCACGCCGCGAACTCGCCGACATCCTGCGGTCGCTGGACGTCACCGTGCTCATGGTCACGCACGACCTCCCGTACGCCCTGGAGCTGTGCCCGCGTTCGCTGATCCTGAGCGAGGGCGTGATCGCGGCGGACGGCAGGACGGGCGAGCTGCTCGCGGACGACACGCTGATGCGGGCCCACCGTCTGGAGTTGCCCTTCGGCTTCGACCCGCGCTCCGTGACAATGGGCGCGTGA
- a CDS encoding MarR family winged helix-turn-helix transcriptional regulator yields MTNQENTGSLLLDDQLCFALYAAQRAVTAAYRPLLDELGLTYPQYLVLLVLWERGETTVKELAAALRLDYGTVSPLLKRLESAGLVSRERSARDERSVLVAVTGRGEELRERAAHVPQALLAATGLRGGEVAALREELWRLAERAESAAAQSR; encoded by the coding sequence GTGACGAATCAAGAGAACACCGGGTCACTGCTGCTCGACGATCAGCTGTGCTTCGCGCTGTACGCGGCCCAGCGCGCCGTGACCGCCGCGTACCGCCCGCTTCTCGACGAACTCGGGCTGACGTATCCGCAGTATCTGGTGCTCCTGGTCCTGTGGGAGCGCGGCGAGACGACGGTCAAGGAGCTGGCGGCCGCGCTGCGGCTCGACTACGGCACGGTGTCGCCGCTGCTGAAGCGGCTGGAGTCGGCGGGTCTGGTCAGCCGGGAGCGCTCGGCGCGCGACGAGCGGTCGGTGCTCGTGGCGGTCACCGGGCGGGGCGAGGAGCTGCGGGAGCGCGCGGCGCATGTGCCGCAGGCGCTGCTGGCGGCGACCGGACTGCGCGGGGGCGAGGTGGCAGCGCTGCGGGAAGAGCTGTGGCGGCTGGCCGAACGGGCGGAGTCGGCGGCGGCACAGAGCCGCTGA
- a CDS encoding organic hydroperoxide resistance protein, with amino-acid sequence MIDGAAVDTRPTKIMYVAEATAHGGRDGYVTSQDGRLELKVAMPPALGGNGDGTNPEQLFAAGYSACFHNALVLVGRREGYDLSGSTVAAKVGIGPNKQRGYGLAVALSVSLPVVDQDLATKLVDAAHEVCPYSNATRGNIEVTIVLG; translated from the coding sequence ATGATCGACGGTGCCGCTGTCGACACCCGCCCGACGAAGATCATGTACGTCGCCGAGGCCACCGCACACGGCGGCCGCGACGGCTACGTCACCAGCCAGGACGGCCGGCTGGAGCTGAAGGTCGCGATGCCGCCGGCGCTCGGCGGGAACGGCGACGGCACGAACCCGGAGCAGCTGTTCGCGGCCGGATACAGCGCCTGCTTCCACAACGCGCTGGTGCTGGTCGGCCGCCGCGAGGGCTACGACCTGTCCGGCTCCACGGTCGCCGCGAAGGTCGGCATCGGCCCCAACAAGCAGCGCGGTTACGGCCTCGCGGTCGCCCTCAGCGTGTCCCTGCCGGTGGTGGACCAGGACCTGGCGACGAAGCTCGTGGACGCGGCCCACGAGGTCTGCCCGTACTCGAACGCGACCCGCGGCAACATCGAGGTCACGATCGTGCTGGGCTAG
- a CDS encoding serine hydrolase domain-containing protein — MDVNGTVAEGFEPVRDAFARNFETLGERGAAVAVYRDGRRVVDLWGGTRDVDGTAGWERGTAQIVRSATKGVAAAVLLMLAERGELDLDAPVGHYWPEFKAQHKERTLVSHVLSHRAGVPVLDRPLTPAEAADPDLGAAAVAAQAPAWEPGTDHGYHAQTYSWLTGELVRRVTGRGIGEWIAAEIAGPLGLDLWVGLPAARAHRVGRGGQTEAPAADGALRTRPKRAVAQAYADPSSLTRRAFAAITPLPDENDPGYRAAVLPASNGIATADALARFYAALTGEVDGVRLWRPETVALARAERSAGPDRVLVVNTRFGLGHMLHGSASPLLSPASFGHPGRGGPLGFADPESGIAFGYVTNGYRTSVTADPRAQALVRAVRAALGN; from the coding sequence GTGGATGTGAACGGCACGGTGGCCGAGGGCTTCGAGCCGGTCAGGGACGCGTTCGCGCGGAACTTCGAGACGCTCGGGGAGCGGGGCGCGGCCGTCGCCGTGTACCGGGACGGGCGCAGGGTCGTCGATCTGTGGGGCGGCACCCGGGACGTCGACGGTACGGCGGGCTGGGAGCGGGGGACCGCGCAGATCGTGCGCTCGGCGACCAAGGGTGTCGCCGCGGCCGTCCTGCTGATGCTCGCCGAGCGCGGGGAGCTGGACCTGGACGCTCCGGTGGGCCACTACTGGCCGGAGTTCAAGGCGCAGCACAAGGAACGGACGCTCGTCAGCCATGTTCTGTCGCACCGCGCCGGGGTCCCGGTCCTCGACCGCCCGCTGACGCCCGCCGAGGCCGCGGACCCGGACCTCGGCGCCGCCGCGGTGGCCGCGCAGGCGCCCGCCTGGGAGCCGGGTACGGACCACGGCTATCACGCACAGACGTACAGCTGGCTGACGGGCGAGCTGGTCCGCCGGGTCACGGGCCGCGGGATCGGCGAGTGGATCGCGGCGGAGATCGCCGGGCCGCTGGGTCTCGACCTGTGGGTCGGGCTGCCGGCGGCGCGGGCCCACCGGGTCGGCCGGGGCGGACAGACCGAGGCTCCGGCGGCGGACGGCGCCCTGCGCACCCGCCCCAAGCGCGCGGTCGCTCAGGCGTACGCGGACCCCTCCTCCCTCACCCGCCGGGCCTTCGCCGCGATCACCCCGCTCCCGGACGAGAACGACCCCGGCTACCGCGCCGCCGTCCTCCCCGCCTCCAACGGCATCGCGACGGCGGACGCTCTGGCCCGCTTCTACGCGGCGCTGACCGGCGAGGTGGACGGCGTACGGCTGTGGCGGCCGGAGACGGTCGCCCTGGCCCGCGCGGAGCGGTCCGCGGGCCCCGACCGTGTCCTGGTCGTGAACACCCGCTTCGGCCTCGGTCACATGCTGCACGGCAGCGCGTCCCCGCTGCTGTCCCCGGCCTCCTTCGGCCACCCGGGCCGTGGCGGCCCCCTCGGCTTCGCCGACCCCGAGTCGGGCATAGCGTTCGGCTATGTGACGAACGGCTACCGCACGAGCGTCACGGCGGACCCGCGGGCGCAGGCACTGGTACGGGCGGTACGGGCGGCCCTGGGGAACTGA
- a CDS encoding DUF1876 domain-containing protein, whose product MTHTIVGWHVELEFQEDDQRTRAAALVRLPDGSEVRAHGYASRHRSDENQPRVGEEIAAARALNELAMQLLTKAHDEIDGASGRTSHPLTQ is encoded by the coding sequence ATGACGCACACCATTGTGGGATGGCATGTCGAGCTGGAATTCCAGGAGGACGACCAGCGCACCCGCGCGGCGGCCCTCGTACGGCTTCCCGACGGGAGCGAAGTACGGGCGCACGGCTACGCGAGCCGTCACCGTTCCGACGAGAATCAGCCGCGCGTCGGCGAGGAGATCGCGGCGGCGCGGGCGCTGAACGAGCTGGCGATGCAGCTACTGACCAAGGCGCACGACGAGATCGACGGCGCGTCGGGGCGGACGTCGCATCCGTTGACCCAGTAA
- a CDS encoding DMT family transporter, with amino-acid sequence MTPAVTAAVLLAAVTHASWNAIAHRVTDKLVGFTLISGGGMLIGLAAIPFAALPAGGSWPYLLISCAIHIAYYALLMRSFRLGDFGQAYPIARGTAPLVVTVLAAVFAHEVPDGWAAAGVVVSCAGLTGVALWGLRGRRPNWAAIGAALATGLTIAAYTVVDGLGVRASGSSFGYIAWLMAIQGVVIPAYALYRWRGAAVGLLRPVAGLGLVGAALSVAAYALVLWAQTRAELAPIAALRESSIIVGAAIGAVFFKERFGAPRIAAAGLLVVGIGLMLHAG; translated from the coding sequence GTGACCCCGGCCGTCACGGCGGCCGTCCTGCTCGCCGCGGTCACCCACGCGAGCTGGAACGCGATCGCCCACCGCGTCACGGACAAGCTGGTCGGATTTACGCTGATCTCGGGCGGCGGCATGCTGATCGGCCTCGCGGCGATCCCGTTCGCGGCGCTCCCGGCGGGCGGGTCGTGGCCGTATCTGCTGATCTCCTGCGCCATCCACATCGCCTACTACGCGCTGCTGATGCGATCGTTCCGGCTGGGCGACTTCGGCCAGGCCTACCCCATCGCGCGCGGCACCGCCCCGCTCGTCGTCACGGTGCTGGCGGCGGTCTTCGCGCACGAGGTGCCGGACGGCTGGGCGGCGGCGGGCGTCGTCGTGTCGTGCGCGGGGCTGACGGGTGTGGCGCTGTGGGGCCTGCGCGGGCGCCGCCCGAACTGGGCGGCGATCGGCGCGGCACTGGCGACGGGGCTGACCATAGCGGCGTACACCGTGGTGGACGGCCTCGGAGTGCGCGCCTCGGGCTCGTCGTTCGGGTACATCGCGTGGCTGATGGCGATCCAGGGCGTGGTGATCCCGGCGTACGCGCTGTACCGCTGGCGCGGTGCGGCGGTGGGGCTGCTGCGGCCGGTCGCCGGGCTCGGCCTCGTCGGCGCGGCGCTGTCCGTGGCGGCGTACGCCCTGGTCCTGTGGGCCCAGACCCGGGCCGAACTGGCGCCCATCGCCGCCCTGCGCGAGTCCTCGATCATCGTGGGCGCGGCGATCGGGGCGGTCTTCTTCAAGGAGCGCTTCGGGGCGCCGCGGATCGCGGCGGCCGGCCTGCTGGTCGTCGGGATCGGCCTGATGCTGCACGCGGGCTGA
- a CDS encoding YbaK/EbsC family protein: MTTSTATEGTEDSGAHPRFTEALREMGLGDLQTRIRRFPDGTRTAAEAAAAIGCELDQICKSLIFAADGVPVLVLMDGASRVDVELVRRELCAAKVTRAKADLVRETTGYAIGGVPPFGHRTRTRVLADRSLLEHDTVWAAAGTPYAVFPMEPEALIAHAGAALVDVRERTA, from the coding sequence ATGACGACGTCGACTGCCACCGAAGGCACGGAAGACTCCGGCGCCCACCCCCGATTCACCGAGGCCCTGCGCGAGATGGGGCTCGGTGACCTGCAGACACGGATCCGGCGGTTCCCGGACGGCACCCGCACCGCCGCCGAGGCCGCCGCCGCGATCGGCTGCGAGCTGGACCAGATCTGCAAGTCGCTGATCTTCGCGGCGGACGGGGTGCCGGTGCTCGTCCTCATGGACGGGGCGTCGCGCGTCGACGTGGAGCTCGTCCGGCGGGAGCTCTGCGCCGCGAAGGTCACGCGAGCCAAGGCCGACCTCGTGCGGGAGACGACCGGGTACGCGATCGGCGGCGTCCCGCCCTTCGGGCACCGCACGAGGACCCGCGTCCTCGCGGACCGTTCGCTGCTGGAGCACGACACGGTGTGGGCCGCCGCCGGGACCCCCTACGCCGTGTTCCCGATGGAGCCCGAGGCCCTGATCGCCCACGCGGGGGCCGCCCTGGTGGACGTGCGCGAGCGCACCGCGTGA
- a CDS encoding DUF397 domain-containing protein, with protein MSTSELHWFKSSYSDSSNPSDCVEIATTPATIHIRDSKTPHTPHLTLTPATWTGFLAYVSGK; from the coding sequence ATGAGCACCTCGGAACTCCACTGGTTCAAGAGCAGCTACAGCGACAGCAGCAACCCAAGTGACTGCGTCGAAATAGCCACGACCCCCGCCACGATCCACATCCGCGACTCCAAGACCCCCCACACCCCCCATCTCACCCTGACGCCCGCCACCTGGACCGGCTTCCTCGCGTACGTGTCCGGGAAGTGA
- a CDS encoding MMPL family transporter, which translates to MATFLYKIGRFAFRRRHFVALIWVALLTLAGVGAASAPTAGSSSFSIPGTEAQKAFDLLESRYPGMSADGATARVVFRAPSGEKMSAAANKAAVKKTVKALGDGSEVTSVTDPFKTHSLSKDGAIAYTQVRYDVSGMELKDASKDALNEAAQEARDTGLTVEVGGDALQAAPETGSTEVIGIAVAAVVLVITFGSLIAAGLPLLTALIGVGIGVSTITALAKALDLGSTTSTLAMMIGLAVGIDYALFIVSRYRAELAEGREREEAAGRAVGTAGSAVVFAGLTVVIALVGLAVVNIPMLTKMGVAAAGTVAIAVLIALTMIPALLGYTGRMVQPAGKKSKLLGGGRAAKKPARPNMGTRWASFVVRRPVAVLLLGVVGLGAAAVPATSLELGLPDDGSQPTSTTQRRAYDLLSDGFGPGFNGPLMVVVDAKSSTHPKAAVTKVTDTVKDLKGVVSVTPATYNKAGDTAMITVVPDSKPSSVKTEDLVHAIRDAGGEIKAGTDAEVLVTGTTAMNIDFSQKLNDALVPYLALVVGLAFLLLIVVFRSVLVPLKAALGFLLSVMAALGAVVAVFQWGWLAGLMGVEETGPIMSMMPIFMVGVVFGLAMDYEVFLVTRMREAYVHGEKPAQAIVTGFKHGARVVTAAAVIMIAVFSGFIGSSESMIKMIGFGLAIAVFFDAFVVRMAIVPAVLALLGKRAWWLPKWLDRALPNVDVEGEGLRAHDTDRPKDGDADEDRKLARV; encoded by the coding sequence GTGGCCACGTTCCTCTATAAAATCGGCCGGTTCGCCTTCAGGCGACGGCACTTCGTCGCCCTGATATGGGTGGCGCTGCTGACGCTCGCGGGTGTCGGCGCCGCCTCCGCGCCCACCGCGGGCTCCAGCTCGTTCTCGATCCCCGGCACCGAGGCGCAGAAGGCCTTCGACCTGCTGGAGAGCCGTTACCCGGGCATGAGCGCCGACGGCGCGACCGCACGGGTCGTCTTCCGGGCGCCGAGCGGCGAGAAGATGTCGGCCGCGGCCAACAAGGCGGCCGTCAAGAAGACCGTCAAGGCGCTGGGCGACGGCTCGGAGGTCACCTCCGTCACCGACCCCTTCAAGACGCACTCGCTCTCCAAGGACGGGGCGATCGCGTACACGCAGGTGCGCTACGACGTCTCCGGCATGGAGCTGAAGGACGCCTCCAAGGACGCCCTGAACGAGGCGGCGCAGGAGGCGCGGGACACGGGCCTGACCGTGGAGGTCGGCGGTGACGCGCTCCAGGCGGCACCCGAGACCGGGTCCACCGAGGTCATCGGCATCGCGGTCGCCGCGGTCGTCCTCGTCATCACCTTCGGCTCGCTGATCGCGGCCGGGCTGCCGCTGCTGACCGCGCTGATCGGCGTGGGCATCGGCGTCTCCACGATCACGGCACTCGCGAAGGCGCTCGACCTGGGCTCCACCACCTCCACGCTGGCGATGATGATCGGCCTCGCCGTCGGCATCGACTACGCCCTGTTCATCGTCTCCCGCTACCGGGCCGAACTGGCCGAGGGCAGGGAGCGCGAGGAGGCGGCGGGCCGGGCGGTCGGCACGGCGGGTTCCGCGGTGGTCTTCGCCGGTCTCACGGTCGTGATCGCCCTCGTCGGCCTGGCCGTGGTCAACATCCCGATGCTGACGAAGATGGGTGTCGCCGCGGCGGGCACGGTCGCCATCGCCGTACTGATCGCGCTGACGATGATCCCGGCGCTGCTCGGCTACACGGGCAGGATGGTGCAGCCGGCGGGCAAGAAGAGCAAGCTGCTCGGCGGCGGGCGCGCGGCGAAGAAGCCGGCCAGGCCGAACATGGGTACGCGCTGGGCGAGCTTCGTCGTCCGGCGTCCGGTGGCGGTCCTGCTGCTGGGCGTGGTCGGGCTCGGTGCCGCGGCCGTGCCCGCCACCTCGCTGGAGCTGGGCCTGCCGGACGACGGTTCGCAGCCGACGTCCACGACGCAGCGCCGGGCCTACGACCTGCTGTCGGACGGCTTCGGCCCCGGCTTCAACGGTCCGCTGATGGTCGTCGTCGACGCCAAGTCGAGCACCCACCCGAAGGCGGCCGTCACCAAGGTGACGGACACCGTCAAGGACCTCAAGGGCGTCGTGTCGGTGACTCCGGCGACGTACAACAAGGCCGGCGACACCGCGATGATCACGGTCGTCCCCGACTCGAAGCCGTCCTCCGTGAAGACCGAGGACCTGGTGCACGCCATCCGTGACGCGGGCGGCGAGATCAAGGCCGGCACGGACGCGGAGGTGCTGGTCACCGGCACGACGGCGATGAACATCGACTTCTCGCAGAAGCTGAACGACGCGCTGGTCCCGTACCTGGCGCTCGTCGTCGGCCTGGCGTTCCTGCTGCTGATCGTGGTCTTCCGCTCGGTCCTGGTCCCGTTGAAGGCGGCCCTCGGCTTCCTGCTCTCGGTGATGGCCGCGCTCGGCGCCGTCGTCGCGGTCTTCCAGTGGGGCTGGCTGGCCGGCCTGATGGGCGTCGAGGAGACCGGCCCGATCATGTCGATGATGCCGATCTTCATGGTGGGCGTCGTCTTCGGCCTCGCGATGGACTACGAGGTGTTCCTCGTGACCCGGATGCGCGAGGCGTACGTCCACGGGGAGAAGCCCGCCCAGGCGATCGTCACGGGCTTCAAGCACGGCGCACGGGTGGTCACGGCCGCGGCCGTCATCATGATCGCCGTCTTCTCCGGCTTCATCGGCTCCAGCGAGTCGATGATCAAGATGATCGGCTTCGGGCTCGCGATCGCCGTCTTCTTCGACGCGTTCGTGGTCCGCATGGCGATCGTCCCGGCGGTGCTCGCGCTGCTGGGCAAGCGGGCCTGGTGGCTGCCGAAGTGGCTGGACCGCGCGCTTCCCAACGTGGACGTGGAGGGCGAGGGCCTGCGCGCCCACGACACCGACCGGCCCAAGGACGGGGACGCGGACGAGGACCGGAAGCTGGCACGGGTCTGA
- a CDS encoding TetR/AcrR family transcriptional regulator: MTETATVRRSRITPEREAELYSAVLDLLREVGYDALTMDAVASRTRSSKATLYRQWGGKAELVVKALRHQKHSHFGEVDTGSLRGDFHALVTRENNCEMEQNSALMRGLAVAVHANPDLLDAFRDLIIDPETNEMQRLLQRAVDRGEIRADNPATQYVLHMLIGAFAARTLIDELPPTQEFLTSYVDAVVLPALGA, encoded by the coding sequence ATGACTGAGACCGCAACGGTGCGCCGCAGTCGGATCACGCCCGAGCGCGAGGCCGAGCTGTACTCGGCGGTGCTCGACCTGCTCCGGGAAGTCGGCTACGACGCCCTGACCATGGACGCCGTGGCCTCCCGCACCCGGTCCAGCAAGGCCACTCTCTACCGCCAGTGGGGCGGCAAGGCCGAGCTGGTGGTGAAGGCGCTGCGGCACCAGAAGCACTCGCATTTCGGCGAGGTCGACACCGGCTCGCTGCGCGGTGACTTCCACGCCCTCGTGACGCGGGAGAACAACTGCGAGATGGAGCAGAACTCCGCGCTCATGCGGGGTCTGGCCGTGGCGGTGCACGCGAACCCCGATCTCCTGGACGCTTTCCGGGACCTGATCATCGATCCCGAGACGAACGAGATGCAGCGACTGCTGCAACGCGCCGTCGACCGGGGCGAGATCAGAGCGGACAACCCCGCGACGCAGTACGTGCTGCACATGCTGATCGGTGCCTTCGCGGCCCGCACCCTGATCGACGAACTGCCTCCCACGCAGGAATTCCTCACCTCGTACGTCGACGCCGTGGTCCTCCCCGCCCTCGGCGCCTGA